The following proteins are encoded in a genomic region of Glycine max cultivar Williams 82 chromosome 18, Glycine_max_v4.0, whole genome shotgun sequence:
- the LOC100797411 gene encoding Peptidyl-prolyl cis-trans isomerase FKBP19, chloroplastic-like produces MASISSLSLTSVSLPKSQSLDPKKISDSSSSSGSRSQSCCCAPSFQRRKMLLSSAAIVAGTLCSNSVSGVSLAAEFADMPALRGKDYGKTKMRYPDYTETESGLQYKDLRPGNGPKPKMGETVVVDWDGYTIGYYGRIFEARNKTKGGSFEGDDKDFFKFKIGYNEVIPAFEEAVSGMALGGIRRIIVPPELGYPENDFNKSGPRPTTFSGQRALDFVLRNQGLIDKTLLFDIELLKIIPN; encoded by the exons ATGGCATCAATTTCGTCCTTATCTCTCACTTCTGTTTCCCTCCCCAAATCTCAATCTCTG GACCCCAAGAAAATCTCTgattcttcttcctcctctg GCAGCAGGAGTCAAAGTTGTTGTTGCGCGCCATCGTTCCAACGAAGAAAGATGCTTCTATCTTCCGCCGCCATCGTTGCCGGAACCTTGTGCAGCAATTCAGTCAGCGGAGTCAGTTTGGCAGCTGAATTCGCCGATA TGCCAGCGCTTAGAGGGAAGGATTATGGCAAGACAAAAATGCGATACCCAGACTACACTGAAACTGAATCAGGACTCCAATATAAG GACTTGCGACCTGGGAATGGCCCCAAACCCAAGATGGGTGAGACAGTAGTG GTAGACTGGGATGGCTACACCATAGGTTATTATGGCCGCATATTTGAAGCACGGAATAAAACCAAGGGTGGTTCCTTTGAG GGCGATGACAAggactttttcaaattcaaaataggTTATAATGAG GTAATACCAGCTTTTGAAGAGGCTGTTTCGGGCATGGCTCTTGGGGGCATTAGAAG GATAATTGTTCCCCCGGAACTTGGATATCCTGAGAATGATTTCAATAAGAGTGGCCCAAGACCAACAACATTCTCG gGCCAACGAGCCTTGGATTTTGTGTTGAGGAATCAGGGGTTGATAGACAAGACTCTCTTGTTTGATATTGAGCTGTTGAAGATTATTCCAAACTGA
- the LOC100797950 gene encoding EEF1A lysine methyltransferase 2, producing the protein MLRYGEVVVSGQHEQTITLHTSLSSMAGIRLLPEDSDVSQQSRAVPLSAADLVSDDDRSVAADSWSIKSEYGSTLDDDQRHADAAEALSNANLRPPSDYSSDKDEPDSEAVTSMLGFQSYWDAAYADELTNFREHGHAGEVWFGVDVMEVVASWTKTLCVEISQGRIPNDVDEVKTEVDELGDKVLSTWSVLDIGTGNGLLLQELAKQGFSDLTGTDYSERAINLAQSLANRDGFSNVKFLVDDVLETKLEQEFRLVMDKGTLDAIGLHPDGPVKRMMYWDSVSKLVAPGGILVVTSCNSTKDELVQEVESFNQRKIATAQELEALKGEEPCREPPFQYVSHVRTYPTFMFGGSVGSRVATVAFIRK; encoded by the exons ATGCTGCGTTATGGAGAAGTAGTAGTAAGCGGTCAGCACGAACAAACAATCACATTACACACTTCTCTCTCTTCAATGGCCGGAATCCGCTTGCTGCCGGAAGACTCCGACGTCTCCCAACAATCCCGCGCGGTGCCTCTCTCCGCCGCCGATCTGGTCTCCGACGACGACCGCTCCGTCGCCGCTGACTCCTGGTCCATCAAGAGCGAGTATGGCAGCACTCTCGACGACGACCAGCGCCACGCCGACGCCGCCGAAGCTCTCTCCAACGCGAACCTCCGACCTCCCTCCGATTACAG TTCTGACAAGGATGAACCTGATTCTGAAGCAGTCACGTCCATGCTGGGATTTCAGAGTTATTGGGATGCTGCATATGCTGACGAGCTCACAAATTTTCGTGAACATGGTCATGCTGGTGAAGTCTG GTTTGGAGTTGATGTGATGGAAGTAGTTGCATCTTGGACAAAAACCTTGTGTGTTGAAATTTCTCAAGGTCGCATACCAAATGATGTTGACGAGGTTAAGACTGAAGTTGACGAACTAGGTGATAAAGTTTTGTCTACTTGGAGTGTACTAGATATTGGGACTGGCAATGGTTTACTTCTCCAAGAATTAGCTAAACAAGG GTTCTCTGATTTAACTGGGACTGATTATAGTGAAAGGGCCATCAACCTTGCTCAAAGCCTTGCTAATCGTGATGGATTTTCCAATGTCAAATTTTTG gttGATGATGTCCTTGAGACAAAGTTGGAACAAGAGTTTCGACTTGTCATGGATAAAGGGACGCTAGATGCTATTGGATTGCATCCTGATGGTCCTGTCAAGAG AATGATGTATTGGGATTCTGTTTCGAAGTTGGTTGCTCCTGGTGGAATACTT GTGGTCACATCATGTAACAGTACAAAGGATGAGTTGGTACAAGAAGTGGAAAGTTTCAACCAACGAAAAATTGCTACTGCACAGGAACTTGAGGCACTGAAGGGTGAGGAGCCATGCAGAGAGCCCCCATTTCAGTATGTAAGTCATGTCCGCACATATCCAACATTCATGTTTGGTGGATCCGTAGGCTCCCGTGTTGCTACCGTGGCATTCATTCGGAAATGA
- the LOC100797411 gene encoding peptidyl-prolyl cis-trans isomerase FKBP19, chloroplastic-like isoform X1: MASISSLSLTSVSLPKSQSLDPKKISDSSSSSAGSRSQSCCCAPSFQRRKMLLSSAAIVAGTLCSNSVSGVSLAAEFADMPALRGKDYGKTKMRYPDYTETESGLQYKDLRPGNGPKPKMGETVVVDWDGYTIGYYGRIFEARNKTKGGSFEGDDKDFFKFKIGYNEVIPAFEEAVSGMALGGIRRIIVPPELGYPENDFNKSGPRPTTFSGQRALDFVLRNQGLIDKTLLFDIELLKIIPN; the protein is encoded by the exons ATGGCATCAATTTCGTCCTTATCTCTCACTTCTGTTTCCCTCCCCAAATCTCAATCTCTG GACCCCAAGAAAATCTCTgattcttcttcctcctctg CAGGCAGCAGGAGTCAAAGTTGTTGTTGCGCGCCATCGTTCCAACGAAGAAAGATGCTTCTATCTTCCGCCGCCATCGTTGCCGGAACCTTGTGCAGCAATTCAGTCAGCGGAGTCAGTTTGGCAGCTGAATTCGCCGATA TGCCAGCGCTTAGAGGGAAGGATTATGGCAAGACAAAAATGCGATACCCAGACTACACTGAAACTGAATCAGGACTCCAATATAAG GACTTGCGACCTGGGAATGGCCCCAAACCCAAGATGGGTGAGACAGTAGTG GTAGACTGGGATGGCTACACCATAGGTTATTATGGCCGCATATTTGAAGCACGGAATAAAACCAAGGGTGGTTCCTTTGAG GGCGATGACAAggactttttcaaattcaaaataggTTATAATGAG GTAATACCAGCTTTTGAAGAGGCTGTTTCGGGCATGGCTCTTGGGGGCATTAGAAG GATAATTGTTCCCCCGGAACTTGGATATCCTGAGAATGATTTCAATAAGAGTGGCCCAAGACCAACAACATTCTCG gGCCAACGAGCCTTGGATTTTGTGTTGAGGAATCAGGGGTTGATAGACAAGACTCTCTTGTTTGATATTGAGCTGTTGAAGATTATTCCAAACTGA